In Halobacteriovorax marinus SJ, the following proteins share a genomic window:
- a CDS encoding efflux RND transporter permease subunit, which translates to MKILSFLQSHKLFVHYATIVTVVLGISSFFLLQRETRPNVNFNRVNITAAYPGASPVDIEGLVIDPIEDKLAEVDGIEEYRSVSYMGAGSISVIVDENYPDPNEVINEVRRKVSEVDGLPVEVDDPIVTELKAESMPVLNLALYGDAKPFDLKFQAEKLKDFLQQQDGVTNVSYTGITNLQLKVLLKRVKLTKFDLTIDEIFTKLSNWSKQKPGGIFENSELVASMTIGEDLNSLEKVGDFIVQSNDSGKKIRLKDVADIIYDLEENQTGNLFEDQVAVLFTVTKSPSADAIRTVDSVKKELTSYKKSLPSGLNLKLYKDESINIRTKLKIVTGNAIVGLLLVLVILIIFLDWRSALITSLGIPVSILGGVLILFLLGFTLNSLVVVGVIIVLGMLVDDAIVVCENIYSKIEQGLPPARAAIEGTREVAAPVMSSVATTVFAFLPIAFMGDVIGQFLRVIPITVIALLFVSVLEAFFVIPVHSEELMKPQENKSKKGIMQKVESLYEKYVLWSIRKRAFVVGSLVLFFIISLFQGQKIFDQFSLVPSEGLEGLSVRLELDKNTPLSATSDRVKNLSRRLINISDGTFDNIYSDLGQVTTGGSGGSRQNGTHLAMINISFTSDPSFIHKEKEVLKRISKEVENFSSEFNVKTTITLDLPGPPVGKPVQVQIATRDFDFGISIIKKIKEKLQSISGTYSIETDFAGDSIQYRFRIDNEFTISQGVDPSKISRTIFAASTGLVSSEILKNSEKIDILVGLEKGSNLKNKNLVKSEEIESILNLTVRNSNNQAVPIRNFVKIYEELGPSSIQRLNGIRTLTLFGEVDERVTSGKKVNQELAPYLEELREKYPNLKIIIGGGEKDRASALIDTLKLYAIAILLIYIAISLTFDSVIYPFLVLTALPMGVSGVVWALVLHGKSLSLMGIIGLVGLSGVVVNVSIIYLKFIQDNIRSGEVLDKAIVLASVNRIRPIIMTTISTLLGLFPTIYGVGGVDAFVQPIALVLGWGLFVATLLTITTLPALLSFFTILNKK; encoded by the coding sequence ATGAAAATTTTATCTTTTTTACAGTCCCATAAACTCTTCGTTCATTATGCAACAATTGTAACAGTTGTATTAGGTATTAGCTCTTTCTTCCTTTTACAAAGAGAGACGAGACCCAATGTTAATTTCAATAGAGTTAATATTACCGCGGCTTACCCCGGGGCATCTCCTGTAGATATTGAAGGGCTAGTGATTGATCCTATTGAGGATAAACTTGCAGAGGTTGACGGTATCGAAGAGTATCGTTCTGTTTCATATATGGGAGCAGGTTCTATATCAGTCATCGTTGATGAAAACTACCCCGATCCAAACGAAGTAATTAATGAGGTAAGAAGAAAGGTTTCTGAAGTCGATGGGCTCCCTGTTGAGGTAGATGACCCTATTGTTACAGAGTTAAAAGCTGAAAGTATGCCGGTGCTAAACCTTGCTCTTTATGGAGATGCAAAACCTTTCGACTTAAAGTTTCAAGCAGAGAAGTTAAAAGATTTTTTACAGCAGCAAGATGGTGTTACAAATGTAAGTTATACCGGAATAACGAACTTACAATTAAAGGTTTTATTAAAGAGAGTTAAACTTACAAAGTTTGACTTAACTATTGATGAAATCTTTACAAAACTTTCAAATTGGTCAAAACAAAAACCTGGAGGCATATTCGAAAATAGTGAGCTTGTCGCTAGTATGACTATTGGTGAAGACTTAAATAGTTTAGAGAAGGTGGGAGATTTTATTGTTCAGAGTAATGACTCAGGCAAAAAAATAAGGTTAAAAGATGTTGCTGATATTATTTATGATTTAGAAGAGAATCAAACAGGTAATCTCTTTGAAGATCAAGTTGCCGTATTATTTACTGTAACAAAATCACCTAGTGCTGATGCAATTCGAACCGTTGATAGTGTAAAGAAAGAACTTACTTCATATAAAAAGAGTCTTCCCTCCGGGCTTAATTTAAAATTATATAAAGATGAATCAATTAATATTCGAACGAAGTTAAAAATTGTTACAGGAAATGCTATTGTCGGACTTCTTCTAGTTTTAGTGATTCTTATTATTTTCTTGGACTGGCGTTCTGCGCTGATTACTTCTTTGGGAATTCCTGTTTCAATTCTTGGTGGAGTTTTGATACTTTTCCTTCTTGGGTTTACATTAAATTCATTAGTTGTAGTTGGAGTTATTATCGTTTTAGGTATGCTTGTTGATGATGCAATTGTAGTATGTGAGAATATTTATTCGAAAATTGAACAGGGTCTGCCGCCTGCACGAGCAGCAATAGAGGGAACTAGAGAAGTCGCTGCCCCAGTGATGTCATCTGTTGCTACAACTGTTTTTGCTTTTTTGCCTATTGCCTTTATGGGAGATGTTATAGGTCAGTTTTTAAGGGTTATTCCTATAACTGTTATAGCACTCCTCTTTGTTTCTGTTTTAGAGGCATTCTTTGTTATTCCTGTACATAGTGAAGAGCTAATGAAGCCTCAGGAGAATAAGAGTAAAAAAGGAATCATGCAGAAAGTTGAATCTTTGTATGAGAAGTATGTTTTATGGAGTATACGTAAAAGAGCTTTTGTTGTGGGTTCTCTAGTTTTATTTTTTATTATTTCACTCTTTCAAGGCCAAAAAATATTTGATCAATTCTCTCTAGTCCCATCCGAGGGTTTAGAGGGACTTAGCGTACGTCTTGAATTAGATAAAAACACACCATTAAGTGCAACTTCTGATCGAGTTAAGAATTTATCTAGAAGATTAATAAATATCTCTGATGGAACATTTGACAATATTTATTCAGACTTAGGTCAAGTAACCACGGGAGGGAGTGGGGGAAGTCGCCAAAACGGAACACACCTCGCTATGATTAATATTAGTTTTACAAGTGATCCTAGTTTCATACATAAAGAAAAAGAAGTTCTTAAAAGAATTTCTAAAGAAGTTGAGAATTTTTCAAGTGAGTTCAATGTTAAAACAACTATCACTCTCGATTTGCCAGGTCCTCCTGTTGGAAAACCTGTGCAAGTACAAATCGCGACTAGGGATTTTGATTTTGGCATATCTATAATAAAGAAAATTAAAGAGAAACTTCAATCGATTAGTGGAACTTATTCTATAGAAACTGACTTTGCAGGGGACTCAATTCAGTACAGGTTTAGAATTGACAATGAGTTTACGATTTCCCAGGGTGTCGACCCATCTAAAATCTCACGAACAATTTTCGCTGCTTCAACTGGCCTTGTTTCAAGTGAGATATTAAAAAATAGTGAAAAAATAGATATCTTAGTAGGGCTTGAAAAGGGTTCTAATCTTAAGAACAAGAATCTAGTTAAAAGTGAAGAGATTGAGAGTATTCTTAACTTGACTGTAAGAAACTCAAACAATCAAGCTGTTCCAATTAGAAACTTTGTAAAAATATATGAAGAGCTAGGACCTTCTTCTATTCAGAGACTAAATGGAATTCGTACATTAACGCTTTTTGGAGAGGTGGATGAGAGAGTCACTTCTGGAAAGAAAGTGAATCAGGAGTTGGCTCCTTACTTAGAAGAATTAAGAGAGAAGTACCCTAATCTGAAAATAATAATCGGTGGTGGAGAGAAAGATCGCGCTAGTGCATTAATTGACACGCTAAAACTTTACGCAATTGCAATCTTATTGATTTATATTGCAATAAGTTTAACTTTTGATTCCGTAATTTATCCATTCTTAGTTCTTACTGCTCTACCTATGGGGGTAAGTGGTGTCGTATGGGCATTGGTTTTACATGGAAAATCCTTATCTTTAATGGGAATTATTGGGCTCGTCGGTTTGAGTGGAGTTGTTGTAAATGTGTCGATCATTTATTTAAAATTCATTCAAGATAATATTAGATCTGGCGAAGTTCTTGATAAGGCCA